In Panthera tigris isolate Pti1 chromosome B1, P.tigris_Pti1_mat1.1, whole genome shotgun sequence, the sequence AGAAAACTTTGAGAAGGTATCAGTCCAGAAAATgcagaatttcaaataaaatatgaaattctaCTCAACTTTAGGCTACTGACTAAACTTACTATATAAAGAAGGTTTATTATTTTACCATGGGCCCAAATGGCTCTCAATTCTTTCTCAAAGGACAAAACAGTGATTTTCAAATCTGCTATCTTTTGATGTTGGAGGATGTGCTATTTGGCCACTATACACTTCAAATTGaattagtcactttttttttttgtatttgagattaTATCCTAAAATAAcaaagcagagctgggattaaTATTCAGGAAACTTGTCTTTGAAACATCCAAAGCACTGGGCATCTGTTGTAAAAGTTACTCCATTCTTCATGGAATTCGTGTTCTGTTCTTCCTTCTGTACATTTGCCCAGTTTCTgagaaaaagcagaagaggaggagcaATTTATTACCTCTTTAGTGTTCTACAatcatccctcctcccaccttcatGATATAAAAGCATTCAACTGGAAGATCAGAACAAAGGTTGTGAATATATACCCAGGAAAGATGTGGATGATGGATCACATGTGGATAATGGCAGGTTTGTAGGAATGAAAGACACTCTAATACCTACTTAGCTATATCCCAATAAGGACTATCATTTTCAGAGGACTGAACCAAATGATTTCAAACAAGATATGATTTAAGATTTCTTAATTCTAAAACTTGCCAAATGAAATggctgattattttcttttcttgaggaATGAGACTTCTGAAGAGTTTtatcagaagaaaagagacagagaacttTTGATtagtcacagaagagaaaaactgcAGAATGTTACAAGCCTTGTTCATAATTACTTCCGCATAAAGTTCAGATCTATAAAAACAGCTGCCTAAATATCTGTGGTCTCAGTAATCTTATTATCAGATAAGGAATGTACCCTTAGATTTTCTCAGATATATTATTGTGACTTATATAAATAGTATGaccagaaatacttttaaaacagcTGGAGATATTTCCTAATCTTTCAGGTTTTGCTTTTACATTCACACAGAGATTTAAAGTTGTATTTGATTTGGGGAgaacatataagtatatatgcatttgtgtatgtttgtatgtgaCATAAATGCATGTTTAAAGCTTCATATAGGATTCCTTTTCTAAAAGTTAAAGTAAATGTGAAATTGTCTCAGATTTTTGAtgagggaaaacaaagcaatgagCCTCTGAGTAGAACAGTCTCCACTTAGGTAAATGTTCAATTATTCTGCCTGGCTGAATATCATTAACTAACTACTCTATTTCAAATTTATCTTGAGTGCTCTTATGTTAATGGTTTTCATAAAGTGGCTTCATCTTATCGTTCAAAGTATGTCATAAttctagttttgtaaaaaataaaaaaatatataaatattatatatacatagagaaggtctaaaacaatatacatttaaTGTTAATTGGGAGTTGTCCCTGAAGGAGAGAGTCAGAgggattgtattttctttttgcctattttttcctAATCTATATATAATCCATAATTACCCATGGATAAATTAcatcataaaatagaaatttacaaTAATAGAGATATTCCCTATAGggtttttaatatgattttctgATTAGGAAATTCTTATTCTGTACTTTTGTCTATAAATGTAACTGAGAGAAGACAAACCAGAAGTGAGTGTTTTTCCTACATCAGGATTATGTTGTGCCTAGCCTTTCCCCTCTTTTCTTGTGCCACTGGTTTGTATGACATGATCaaagttttcctccccttttACTTTAACCCATTAGTACTCAGAATCTGGCAGGAGAATGAGCAGAGAAATTAAAGTAGGATAATGTGAGAATTCAGGAGGGGCTGGGAAAGGCCACATGTGAATCTCCACTTAATATTACACTCTAGAAAGATTTGGCTGACAACTGTCATGTGGATTAGTCTTAAAGATCATGTAGGTAAGGGCCAGGGGATTGTTTTGAGATAGAAAAGAGAACCGTCTCCTGAATTCTAACTCCATTAGCTCCCCATCTTTGGTGATTTTGAGATGGGTACTTGATGGCTGCCCTTTTGGCTCTCTGTCCTATAGTCTGCTGCCACTTGGAGCATCAAGAAGGACTatgtgagggcacctgggtggctagttgactaagcatctgattcttgatttcggctcaggtcatgatctcagggtttgtgagttcaagccccacatggggttccatgctaacagcatatggagctctgagttgtcagcgcagacattctctccctctgtctctgaccctcccccactttttcttgcatgtgcgtgcatgcgcatactctctctctctctctctctcaaaataaaaataaataaacttaaaaaaaagaaggcctaTGTATTGCAGCTGATGTTTTGCTCCCCTGGGTACATCTGGGGAGGGGCTACACCCTCAGCCATGATTATAACTATTGTGTCATATGCTCTGTATACGGGATCCATAAAGTTAGCAGAGATACAATACAGAAAATGCAGCAGTGAAGATTTTGTGGCAGcccaagaagtaaaataaaagaacagaaagaggaagaaaaaagaggaagtatTGAGAAAAGTAAATGGGTAAGTCTGATGTGTAAATATGGAAGGGCTAAGAAAGACCACCTGAAGATTCTAATAAGAATCAGTGCAAGTCTTTAGTCATAAGATGAAGAGCAATGTATGAGGCAGTGTCCCTCAGAGGGCAAGCTCAGGATATCCAGAGAGCTTTAGTCCATAATGCTCACCAGCCAGACTTTTTATTCAGGGACTTGTCATGGCATTTCACAAATACCACAGATGCCTTTCCTTTCTGCAGATGAGATACTTTCTCCCTGGAACAGAAGATTACCCTGTAGAATAAAATGGATGTAAACATATAAGGGAAAATAGAAACAACTGTTCAAAAATATATGGTTTGGTCAAGGATCTTTAAATCCTACATGATCAGTCTGATTAATTGTTTTGATATTTCTAATAGCTCACTGTTTAAAGTTAGGTCATTCTGGTCAGCAATACATCTGGATCATAGGGTTATTTGAGGGCCTAATCACAGTTTAGCAATAAAGGTAGTCAATCTGGACAGCTTGGAGCAACCTTAAAATCACAAGGCTTTCACCATGAGATAATACAAGATCCACTTTACCACTTCTTTGTATCTACATTAAGGAATTCACAAACCATCCTTCAACTGGCCCTGTTAGAGAAACAAATGCTGTGCAGAGCCTCTCCATCCACAacctcctttttgtttgttttgttttgtttgttataaaagaaaatgaccagaGGGAAATAATTTATCATTCCTAATTTAAAgagtcatttttatatgaaatttattgtcaaattggttatcatacaacacccagtgctcatcccaacaggtgccctactcaatgcccatcacccactttcccctcttccccacccaccccccatcaaccctcagtttattctcagtttttaagagtctcttatgctttggctccctccctcgctaactttttttttcttcccctccctatggtttctgttaagtttctcaggatccacataagagtgaaaacatatggtatctgtctttctctgtatgacttatctcaCTAAGAGTCATTTTTATTACCAATAATGGAACACTATAGTTTGCAAAAATCCCTATAAATTTAGTGTACAAGTTTTAAAATCTCTGGGGCTctctattcaatttctttatagatatatgtgaggtggggttggggagatGGATGAAAATACCTTGGAATCTCATTCTTGAAGATGTTGGTTTTAATCTTTGAATGTCAAAGTGACATCTCTGAGGTTCTTTCCACAACTGTTTTGTACTTGCAAGAAACAGTGCTAaaataggggcatttgtaccccaatgtttatagcagcactctcaataatagctagattatggaaagagcctaaatgtccatcaactgatgaatggataaagaaattgtggtttatatacacaatggagtactatgtgggaatgagaaagaatgaaatatggccctttgtagcaacgtggatggaactggagagtgtgatgctaagtgaaataagccatacagagaaagacagataccatatgttttcactcttatgtggatcctgagaaacttaacagaaacccatgggggaggggaagaaaaaaaaagaggttagagtgggagagagccaaagcataagagactgttaaaaactgagaacaaactgagggttgatggggggtgggagggagggagggtgggtgatgggtattgaggagggcaccttttgggatgagcactgggtgttgtatggaaaccaatttgacaataaatttcatatattgaaaaaaagaaacagtgctaAAATAGAAGCTGAGATCCTCATCTCAGCTCTCGGTCAATAATCGGGACCAGTTCAGggcttatgttttctttcatgaaattCAGAAATACTATTACTTCCctagtaatgataataaaagaaCACTCCTCCCCCAAATTATAGGTGTAACTATCTAGATGATATAGTTTTAAAGACAAAGCTTACTAAAGTTCCACCTGAACGTTGAAGGCTCCAAGAGTACCCTCCCAAGGTAATGACAGGGTAAGCCTAACGTGAATGGAAAGAAATtgatttaattactttttttgagTCTCTCCTGCTTTTACTCTGATCTTCTCAATAGTAAACCCAGGGCTGCTCCACCAGTCTGACCAGCTGAAGTATGAATCGCTCTTCCATTTGAGTTTCAACATTAGCAGTTCCCCAATATCCACTTCCGTGTAAATTAGAAAAGAGTATGTCTTATTCGCAGAAATTTCAGGCCTGAATAAAAAATCAGCATATTTGGTtagttctgtgttttttgtttgtttgtttttgttttgttttgttttttcatttttcttcctcccaagGCATAAATAGCTTTGTTGTTTgggagataacttaaaaatacaaaaagtgtCCAAAAAAATATTCCAGATGAAGATCAATGGCATTTAGTGACTTTTAAAAGACATCTACACCCTTTTAATCTATTCTAACTTTTACCCTAAAAGTGTGAACTATTTAATACAATTCTTAAGAAAAAATCCATAAATGAATCATTCAGAgacattatattcattttcatatatcCTCTTTCAATCTGTACTGCTATGTGAACATTTTTACTTTGTTACAATCATAGCATACAtataattctttattctttctttgtttacttcATATTTTACCTTCCATTTTTCACCATGTTTTACCTGTTTTTCTATAATTATAGGTTTTAGAAACTAGATAGATTTTAGTGACTTATTAAACCACAATTCATTTAACCATTGCCTCAATGTTGGgtacttatttatttctaatttatgcTATTGTATGTACCATGTGAATATCTTTTgtcataaagctttttttttttaatttttaatgtttattttatttttgagagagacagaacatgagtaggggaagggcagacgcacagaatctgaagcaggctccaggctctgagctgtcagcacagagcccaacacagggctcgaactcacgaaccacgagatcatgacctgagccgaaggcagacgcttaaccgaatgagccacccaggcgtctccataaagctttttttttttaaaaaattctgttgtggggcacctgggtggtttagttggttaagcatctgacttttgattttggctcaggtcatgatctcacagccctgtgtcaggttctgtactggcagtgcatagcctgcttgggattctctctctccttctctctctgtctctcccctgctcatgcactttctctctctcaaattgcataaataaaacattttttaaaaattctgttgaaTATCTCTTTTTCTACTCTTCTTCTGTTCTAGGGACCAAAGGCAGTTAGCAGTGCCATGATAAACCCACATGCTGGAGGTAACGCCAAGTGGTTACTCACAGGGTGAAAGGAATGTTCTCACTCTCAGCCACAGTGCCATACAGAGAAATCTCAAAGACCTGGTTGGTCTGTGTATCACTCTCAGTCCCAGAAAAATGTATCTTTACTTGGTAATGGAAGACTATAAGGAAAAAATTGGAACAAGTGCTAATCAGTTTTTATGGAAACATCACAGCCCCCAAATAAGCAGGCAATTCAGAACCACAGACTACCTCACTAGTGATTAAATAAGAAGTGCTCACACACAACCAACACTGTGGATTGGAAAGATTTCTTCATGTCTGCACAGTGTTTGTTACTCAAATTTTCAGACCTTGAATTCCACTCCTTTTCAGAAAAGTGTGATTTCAGTGCATAGGAAGAATCTAGGTATATCTGAATTGTCAAGCAGCCCTAGATTGTAGTCATCTTTGACTGGGTACAAGGGAAATCAAATCAAGAAACCAAACTACACATGATTCTTTCTTCATGAACTATACCCTTCCTTGGCCATCTTGTCCCTGAATATCTGTATAAAGCATATTTGGCATTTGTTAATGGAACACTGTGATtgtgttttttcatgttttatgagTATGTCTGACACTCTACCCTATGTGTAAATTCCTTCAGGTCAGAGGATCATGTTTATCCTCTTTATCCCCCCATCATCTAGCACAGAGTAAGTATTATAGCAGGCTCACAATAAAACTTATTAATTGAATCATCATTGAGGCTATAAAGACTGCCAGTTCTTAAAGTGTTTGGGAGAGCTTCTGGAAGCAAGTACTTGAACTTCTACATCatctcttccctgttctctctacTAAAACCCCTGTGTAGATGGAATGGAGGGAGGTTAAGGGGATAAGAAACACAGCAGGCTTAACACACAGCTACTAACGAGTAGAAGAGAAACTGTTTCTCTTCAGTGGAGCCCTTGCAGGACTCACCATAGACCAGAGCAGGAGAAGCTGATACTGCTGCAGTGACCCCAAGAACAGTGACGGAGCACTGCATGGCACTGAGCAGGATGCCTGGGGATGAGTAATACCCACCAGGTCTCCAAAAGATTCCACCCTCCTCTCTACCTCACACACACTTTTCTCATTCTGAAAAGTCAGGGAAACTAAGGGTTTCCTCGTTGCTTAAAAGGTTTCCTTGAACTATTGTTGCTCTAAACCTCTGGGCAACCAAATACACCTCTACAGAAGTTTTAACACACTTTACAAGTGGGTGCCTCTATCAGATACATTTTTACCTTGGAAAACTGTATTTCAGTATCATCCCTTCCCCTGGACTTCTCCCTGGACTCCACATAAGTTAGCTTTTCTGGATTAGTTCCTCTTGCTAGATTTACCTAATTATCTCCTTTCTTGTCTCCCCTCAATCTGTATAAATCTTGCTCTAAATAAGCTGCCAAGTTTGAAATTCACTTGGGAACAAATTaatgacaaaatggaaatatcttaCAGGTTTGGTATATTCTCTCTCCCAGGAatagttgaattttaaaatacagatagcTCTTGCCTAAAGCAAACTTTAGGAGTTGGCAAACCTTTTCTGTGaggggccagatggtaaataatttaggctttgtgggccatacagtctctgtccCAATTACTTAATGTGGTAGCACAAAAGCACCCTTagtcaattaaaaacaaaaaatgaatgtgtgtagttgtgttctaataaaactttatttacaaaagcaggtaaGGGGCTAGATTTGGCCTCCTGGGCCTTGGTTTGCTGGCcctagatagatagatggttTCAAATGAGCTCTGAGCCTGGTTCTAATGGGCTAGCCCATGCTAATGGTCACAATTACAGAGAAGGGTGGCAAGCAAGACTATTACAGAGGTTAATGCAGGTTGTACCCTGGGCCTTACTGGCAATGTGAATTGAGAGCTTCAGTAAAATGGACCAGTACAACTCCCTCTCTAGCAACAGAAATACAGTGAGGGTTCAGGGTTTAATAAAATCATTGCACTACTTCTGTTGTAATGGACAGACTCGGTACATGTGATGCAATGAGTGTGATAAAAATATGATCAAACTGATtttcctcatttacaacattCTCCAGCCTACCTTTGTAAGGCATCTGAGACCGAGTCTTCAGGTACATTTTGCTGCTTCTTTTGGCTCTGACCTTATTGATCTCATAACCCAAATTGTTGCAACGGTTTTTTCTACAACTCAGACAAAGCCCTTTCTCAAAGGCTTCCTTTGAATTGCACCGGTAGGCCTTACTCGGGTTTTCTTCATTcaacagagaatcaataaagagaTGAATGGAGCGCTCATGGGAACACTTCACTAGCTGGTCCACATCTGGAgaacaagagacaaaaagaaaagttaactcCATGAAAGTCCACAATGAGTGTTTCATCTCACATGTCTAAACTAGTTAAATGTGGTGTCGGAATAAAATTACCTAAGAATCTAGTCTTATGACTCCTTGATGTAAGTCCTATTTAAAGAGGTACTCTTGATGGGAGTTTCTTACCTATCTCTAAGAGTGTTAAAATTGCAAATTTGCAGAGAACTTTTGACTTTTCTGCTGTcttatatttgtatgtttatgAGGATCTAAGTAAGAGACATTCAAGGCAGAAGTTGACTTCCCCCAGTTTGTCACATCCTTCTCTtatattgaaaacataaaatacttctACATGGACCTAGAAACAATATcacaaaaggcaaaattattaaatgaatagtATTTTAACGTAGATACTATGTATAATTGGAGGTTGTGTCACTACTGATTTTTGCATTAAATGAATCACAGAAATAATCAGTAATGTAATAAAAGTGTATCTATTACCATAAGCTtctataacaattaaaaatagtagCATTATGCTGTAAGTCCTATAACATGTGCACAAAAGACCTATAGTCAATATCTACAGGTAAGTTTAATTGCCCACAAAGGATGCAAAGATCccttaaaacaaattataaatttaacaCAAACATGATTATTGAAGTAAATATTAAgacaatattaaattatattttcttctttaaattttggaatatttatttttagagaatggagatttgtttcttatttttactttctctctaaaaGGCTAACAAAATTAATTTGGACTAATTAACATGCCCTTTATtttcaatcaattaaaaataaatcttatggTTTCACAACTATATTCAGAATATAACAACATGTGCCAGAAGTCATTTTATGCTGCTATTATCCAAGGCAATGGAGTTTTCTTGTATAGAtctcacctttcttttcttttatctctggaAGCTTAGTACTCACTCACTCAGTATTGTAGtctataatataatacataaaagaaaaaaatgtttgtctaTCTGATCAAAGGAAGTACTAAGGTATAAAGGTGATTATGCTGAATATGATAGCTTCTTCAGAAATTATCTTGGCTAAATGTGTATACTTTAATATACACATTTGCATACACATTGCATACTTGTGGGGAATGGGTAGAAGACTGGGTCAATAAGAATTAAGAACAACACTTATGTTTAATTAACTTCTAAATCATATTTACCTCCAAGGCCTCTCTCTGCAATCACACGGATAGCTTCCCCAATGTTACATCCCGGTTGAAAAGTGCCTCCATTAGGATAAATGTCAACATGTCCTACTGGTTTCTGGATTCCAATACTTCGGCCAGGTGACCCTCTGGTGAATGTGTGTAAGACATCTACAAAATCTGCATCATCAGGAGAAAGGCGACTTGGAGCTTCTGCATATTCAAAGTTAGGTCCAGCTGGATCTAGTCCttaatgaggggggaaaaaaagacctcacatattttttaattcccattaGTTTTAGTCTCCATTAGCATTAGACAATGCTAATGTCACCTTGGCATTCAATTGTTTATCATTTGAATGTAACTGGCAGCCACATAGATTTTTATTAGCTCCTTATCCTAGTGATTGGATCATTAAGTTACTGAGAGTCATAGAAGTAGGCTTAGCTCTTTCTGAAAGGAATTTGAGTCTCTGAAACTTGCTATTAAATAGCAATTTCATTCAGAATAGCTAGATCtccttttgtaaattatttttgaacCTGTTGAGAAGGACTTCAAAGAGTGGTGAGTTCgttctttttctttatgcatGCCAAATCATCTACTACCTTTGCCCTGGTTGACTGCCTTCTTTTTTCCAAACAGGCTCTGGTGTTGGTCCTTTTTCATTTATCCCAGTACTGATGTGAAATGTGACATACATACCAccaaagcacagagcccaggaggATGGAAATGAGCTTCCCAGAGACCACTGGGCTTTTTGTGCTTAACTCTGCTCTTTCTTCTGACAGTAGGTGGTATGTCTAGGACAGCTAGTGCCcatattctctccttctccagaaAAAAAGTGCTCCCATAATATAATCAAATGGCTTGGCAAGCAGAGAGGAACACcacacacatatagatatattttacaaacatttttattctatttccaaATGACAGGCATCTCGACTCTTCTGTGATAGACTACTGGCACTGTTTTCTTACCAGTAATTCTATTGACCTTCTTATTGGTCAGACTTCCTGCAATGCCAGCAGCATGAGCTCCAAGGCTGTATCCCAAGAGATGGACATTGTCCAGAGGATAGTGAAATTCCTCctttggaagagaaaaagaaaaaaggggttCTTACAGTTCTGTACAAAAGATCAAagctaaatgaaaaatattgttttggaaATGCAGGCTATACTGAAAATTAAttctacttatttaaattttgtggtATAGATCAAAGAAACACTTTAGagttgagattttctctttctttaacaaCATATTTAAGTTACAAACTTTTTCCATACATCTGATATTGAAATGTATGGAAATGTGaattttcatttatctgaaaatatatgtatgcatgtacatgtgtatgtatagctgtatatttatatgtagatatatgtatatgtgtgtgtatctatatgtagataaacacatacattaaatatatatttaactttaagCCAGTATTCCCTACTCTAAATACCCTACAT encodes:
- the LPL gene encoding lipoprotein lipase codes for the protein MESKTLFLMALGIWLQILTTTRGWVAADDRITGGRDFIDIESKFALRTPEDIAEDTCHLIPGVTESVANCHFNHTSKTFVVIHGWTVTGMYESWVPKLVAALYKREPDSNVIVVDWLSRAQQHYPVSAGYTKLVGKDVAKFINWMAEEFHYPLDNVHLLGYSLGAHAAGIAGSLTNKKVNRITGLDPAGPNFEYAEAPSRLSPDDADFVDVLHTFTRGSPGRSIGIQKPVGHVDIYPNGGTFQPGCNIGEAIRVIAERGLGDVDQLVKCSHERSIHLFIDSLLNEENPSKAYRCNSKEAFEKGLCLSCRKNRCNNLGYEINKVRAKRSSKMYLKTRSQMPYKVFHYQVKIHFSGTESDTQTNQVFEISLYGTVAESENIPFTLPEISANKTYSFLIYTEVDIGELLMLKLKWKSDSYFSWSDWWSSPGFTIEKIRVKAGETQKKVIFCSREKVSHLQKGKASVVFVKCHDKSLNKKSG